A region from the Lycium barbarum isolate Lr01 chromosome 8, ASM1917538v2, whole genome shotgun sequence genome encodes:
- the LOC132607879 gene encoding uncharacterized protein LOC132607879 → MEPFQHHTQIQNYRRRLGMPYANFNCNGKIWCFVQHNIDVEVLLDTEQSNTVKLKFQELNRDMVVTMVYAKCSEVERLQLWNNLYFLASNMTSPWLIGGDFNVILNEEEKIGGLPILPQEYEHFAFCLNSYELHEMPFKGSPFTWWNGRAANDCIFKRLDRIVHNDTFQNWFGQLEVEHLSRTGSDHAPLLVEHDTFLDFIKQQWEADLSHFLSFKLKMKKLKVALSTWSKATFGDIFKQLVIRKDIVNIKEHLFEENPSEENRMVM, encoded by the exons atggaaccttttcagcaTCATACACAGATTCAGAATTATAGAAGGAGACTTGGAATGCCTTATGCTAATTTCAACTGTAATGGTAAAATTTGGTGTTTTGTGCAACACAATATAGATGTTGAGGTTCTTTTGGATACTGAACAATCCAATACTGTAAAGCTGAAGTTTCAAGAATTGAATAGAGATATGGTGGTTACAATGGTCTATGCTAAATGTTCAGAAGTGGAGAGATTGCAGTTATGGAATAATTTATACTTCTTGGCTAGTAACATGACATCTCCTTGGCTGATTGGTGGAGATTTCAATGTTAtattgaatgaagaagaaaaaataggaggTTTACCAATATTGCCACAAGAATATGAACATTTTGCCTTTTGTCTGAATTCTTATGAGTTGCATGAGATGCCTTTCAAAGGGAGTcctttcacttggtggaatggtagggctgCCAATGACTGCATTTTTAAGAGATTGGATAGGATTGTGCATAATGATACATTTCAGAATTGGTTTGGACAGCTAGAAGTGGAACATTTGTCAAggactggttctgatcatgcaccattACTT GTGGAGCATGATACTTTTCTTGACTTTATTAAGCAGCAATGGGAAGCAGACTTATCTCATTTTCTGTCCTTTAAActcaagatgaagaaactgaaagTTGCTTTAAGTACATGGAGTAAGGCTACTTTTGGGGACATTTTTAAACAACTAGTCATCAGAAAGGATATAGTTAACATTAAAGAGCATTTGTTTGAGGAGAACCCATCTGAAGAAAATAGAATGGTCATGTAA
- the LOC132607880 gene encoding uncharacterized protein LOC132607880 — MDCFSEGDKNTRYFRSLVKGRRKRIQIKRIKDATGNWLEDADRVAGEAVNFFHKTFTQEEVSEDSPILNHIPELITEEDNRLLAEQPTMEEVQKAVFQLNGDSTCGPDGFSGIFYQKCWEVIKADVFSVVKAFFEGQTLPKSITHTNLVLLPKKNVVESFSDMRPISHNNFINKFISRVVHDRVDKLLTRVISPNQSGFVKSWNIIENVLFTQEIVTDIRKRGKPSNVVIKLDMTKAYDRVSWLYLCKARGFFHSTRGVKQGDPVSPALFIIAAEDLSRALNSLFDQPGFVGYGMPKWRSLQGSVGIIRRKEDADIGHLGLICAFLNMKEVWVSGLFMTCPKPYVLHSGGSLEPLVLFGQISCGTNTIRSKFLKWFNGRELGALSYVVPQSWQINDHAEDVSELISNGRWDINKLMQLFPEDIFKVPIDEVVASIGIPIVSKCCCCHTAQIETINHLFLWGDLATKCNTDGAAKGNPRPSSTAFCIRNEEGDLVHAVAKILIDGSNIVAKAEAIRMGLMYCVEKELFPLIKETDSMTMKMIINGEWKIP; from the exons ATGGACTGTTTCTCAGAAGGTGATAAAAATACAAGATATTTCCGTAGTCTggtaaaaggaagaaggaaaagaaTCCAGATTAAGAGGATTAAAGATGCTACTGGAAATTGGCTAGAGGATGCTGATAGAGTTGCTGGTGAAGCTGTAAATTTTTTTCATAAGACATTTACTCAGGAGGAGGTTAGTGAAGATTCTCCAATTCTTAATCATATTCCTGAACTAATTACAGAGGAGGATAATAGGCTACTTGCTGAACAACCTACTATGGAGGAAGTACAGAAGGCAGTGTTTCAATTAAATGGGGACAGTACCTGTGGCCCTGATGGCTTTTCTGGGAtcttttatcagaagtgttgggaggtgatCAAGGCTGATGTATTTAGTGTTGTTAAAGCTTTCTTTGAAGGACAGACTCTTCCCAAGTCAATCACTCACACTAATCTAGTTTTGCTGCCAAAGAAGAATGTTGTTGAGTCTTTCtctgatatgagacctataagtcATAACAACTTTATCAATAAGTTCATATCAAGAGTAGTTCATGATAGAGTGGACAAGTTACTCACAAGGGTGATTTCTCCAAATCAGTCAGGTTTTGTTAAGAGCTGGAATATAATTGAGAATGTATTATTTACACAAGAAattgtaactgatataaggaagagaggaaaaccatCAAATGTTGTGATTAAGTTGGATATGACAAAAGCATATGACAGGGTCTCATGGTTATATCTCTGTAAG GCACGTGGTTTCTTTCACTCTACAAGGGGTGTCAAGCAAGGGGATCCAGTCTCTCCTGCTCTTTTCATTATAGCTGCAGAAGATCTTTCAAGAGCATTAAACTCTTTGTTTGATCAGCCTGGTTTTGTTGgttatgggatgccaaagtgga GATCCTTACAAGGTTCTGttggaataataaggaggaaGGAAGATGCAGACATTGGTCATCTTGGCTTAATATGTGCCTTCCTAAACATGAAGGAGGTTTGGGTTTCAGGTCTATTTATGACATGTCCAAAGCCTTATGTGCTACACTctggtggaagtttagaaccactagttcTCTTTGGGCAAATTTCATGTGGAACAAATACTATAAGAAGCAAATTCCTCAAGTGGTTTAATGGAAGGGAG TTAGGTGCTCTCAGCTATGTGGTTCCCCAATCCTGGCAAATCAATGATCATGCTGAAGATGTTTCTGAGCTTATTTCAAATGGAAGATGGGATATCAACAAACTCATGCAGCTGTTTCCTGAAGATATA tttaaagtgCCAATTGATGAAGTGGTGGCAAGTATTGGCATTCCTATAGTTTCAAAGTGTTGTTGCTGCCATACTGCTCAGATTGAGACCATCAACCATCTGTTTCTGTGGGGAGATTTGGCTACTAAG tgtaatactgatggagctgctaaaggaaatccaAGGCCAAGTTCTACTGCTTTTTGTATCAGAAATGAAGAAGGAGATTTGGTGCATGCAGTTGCTAAAATTCTGATAGATGGATCAAATATTGTTGCTAAGGCTGAGGCTATTAGAATGGGTCTGATGTACTGTGTGGAAAAGGAACTGTTTCCATTGATTAAAGAGACtgattccatgaccatgaagaTGATTATAAATGGTGAATGGAAGATCCCTTAG